One region of Oxalobacteraceae bacterium OTU3CAMAD1 genomic DNA includes:
- a CDS encoding PilN domain-containing protein, whose amino-acid sequence MSDLASHLRPPLRGHLRPWLAALGLVAVAGWMAMQALAEHDAASKTEQAYIRLQTANKSKTVPKVDRAKGEKLKRWDELRKERAFAWTPIFQAVERSASEGIELLEFRPEKTTGYLALRGEARDQAALVDFLNNIALQAPFEHSHLTYQALRSRGQLQTIEFEIRASLRAM is encoded by the coding sequence ATGAGTGATCTTGCTTCCCACCTGAGGCCACCGTTGCGCGGCCATTTGCGTCCGTGGTTGGCTGCGTTGGGGCTGGTCGCTGTGGCTGGGTGGATGGCGATGCAGGCGCTAGCTGAGCACGATGCGGCATCGAAAACCGAGCAAGCATATATCCGTCTGCAGACCGCGAATAAATCGAAAACGGTTCCGAAAGTCGACAGGGCCAAGGGGGAAAAGCTTAAGCGCTGGGATGAGTTGCGCAAAGAGCGGGCATTCGCCTGGACGCCAATTTTCCAGGCAGTCGAACGTTCGGCTAGCGAGGGTATTGAGTTGCTTGAGTTCCGGCCCGAGAAGACGACAGGCTACCTCGCGCTGCGCGGCGAGGCCCGCGACCAGGCCGCCCTTGTGGATTTTCTAAACAACATCGCATTGCAAGCTCCGTTCGAGCACAGCCATCTCACTTACCAAGCACTGCGCTCCCGGGGCCAACTGCAGACCATCGAGTTCGAGATACGCGCTTCCCTGCGGGCAATGTGA
- a CDS encoding GspE/PulE family protein: MLTLPLLAQATDLAQPPSSWLAQLSDQLGMQRADVLAASAELAGYGLLDTEAGWPLLPAFELVPYTEMLRRMIFVGHREDGRLVAALGVPLRPYDGAWLARLPLLELYLADPLEIQVQIESHESSFSAVASAIGVDEVSESVRDVSDDLTLTSIQGEASPAVRLISSTVFDALRLEASDIHLESLPLGLVIKFRIDGVLSKIATVSNPGLAEQAISRIKVLAELDIGEKRIPQDGRFRVAAKGRDIDIRVSIMPSIHGEDAVLRVLDKKTLIDSVQRLTLDSLGFDSQTIGLLRRLAAEPYGMMLVTGPTGSGKTTTLYAALTEINRGEDKFITIEDPVEYQLPGVLQIPVNEKKGLTFAVGLRSILRHDPDKILVGEIRDPETAQIAVQSALTGHMVFTSVHANNTFDVIGRFMHMGVDPYNFVSSLTGVVAQRLLRQNCPHCNAPAEVDAETLKESGIHDPETYHFHAGRGCAQCRNTGYKGRRAIAEVLRLTDEIREMIIARASIRALKEQARVEGTRFLRDVALDLVRSGHTTLQEVNRVTFVA, from the coding sequence ATGCTGACTCTGCCCTTGCTCGCCCAGGCGACCGACCTCGCGCAGCCTCCCTCCAGTTGGTTGGCACAGCTTTCCGACCAGCTGGGCATGCAACGCGCCGACGTGTTGGCCGCCAGCGCGGAATTGGCCGGTTATGGCCTGCTTGACACGGAGGCGGGCTGGCCGCTGCTGCCGGCGTTCGAGCTGGTACCCTATACCGAGATGTTGCGCCGGATGATTTTCGTCGGCCATCGCGAGGACGGACGCTTGGTCGCGGCGCTCGGCGTGCCGCTGCGCCCATACGACGGCGCCTGGCTCGCCCGGCTGCCGCTGCTGGAACTTTACCTGGCCGATCCACTTGAGATTCAGGTACAGATCGAGTCGCACGAATCATCGTTCAGCGCGGTCGCCAGCGCAATCGGTGTCGACGAGGTAAGTGAGTCTGTCCGTGACGTCAGCGATGACCTGACGCTGACATCGATTCAGGGAGAAGCCAGTCCTGCGGTACGCCTGATCAGTTCCACAGTCTTTGATGCCCTAAGGCTTGAGGCTAGCGATATTCACCTTGAGTCTTTGCCACTAGGACTGGTCATTAAATTTCGGATCGACGGGGTGCTGAGCAAGATTGCGACTGTAAGCAATCCCGGGTTGGCGGAGCAGGCCATCTCTCGCATCAAGGTGTTGGCGGAACTGGATATCGGCGAAAAGCGCATTCCGCAGGATGGACGTTTCCGCGTCGCCGCGAAAGGCCGGGACATCGATATCCGGGTTTCCATCATGCCCAGTATTCATGGCGAGGATGCTGTGTTGCGGGTGCTCGATAAGAAGACACTGATCGACAGCGTACAGCGCCTCACGCTCGATTCGCTGGGTTTTGATAGCCAGACGATTGGGTTGCTGCGCCGTCTTGCCGCCGAACCTTACGGGATGATGTTGGTCACCGGGCCGACGGGAAGCGGTAAGACCACTACCTTGTACGCCGCACTGACCGAAATCAATCGTGGCGAAGACAAGTTCATCACCATCGAGGACCCGGTCGAATACCAGTTGCCGGGCGTGTTGCAGATTCCGGTGAATGAAAAAAAGGGGCTGACATTTGCCGTGGGGTTACGTTCTATTTTGCGTCACGATCCGGACAAGATTCTGGTGGGTGAGATCCGCGATCCGGAGACCGCGCAGATCGCCGTGCAGTCCGCGCTGACTGGCCACATGGTGTTCACTTCCGTCCACGCCAACAACACCTTTGATGTCATAGGCCGCTTTATGCACATGGGCGTCGACCCGTACAATTTCGTCTCTTCGCTGACGGGCGTTGTAGCGCAGCGTCTGCTCCGGCAAAACTGTCCGCACTGTAACGCGCCGGCGGAAGTCGATGCCGAGACACTGAAAGAGTCCGGCATACACGATCCGGAGACCTACCATTTCCATGCCGGGCGAGGTTGCGCGCAGTGCCGCAACACCGGATACAAAGGCCGGCGCGCGATCGCCGAAGTGTTGCGGTTGACCGATGAGATCAGGGAGATGATCATTGCGCGTGCATCCATCCGCGCCCTCAAGGAGCAGGCACGCGTGGAAGGAACACGGTTCCTGCGTGATGTGGCATTGGATCTGGTCCGCTCAGGCCACACGACGTTACAGGAGGTGAACCGTGTTACGTTTGTGGCCTAG
- a CDS encoding type II secretion system F family protein — MMQFRAKVLSKTMDVQMLELEAADQHEARRVIESGGARILDLRPAVKGWTRTSRAPSLNLAIFNQQLYCLLDAGQTIVDAIEILGKNDRRGGHRAIFDTLLQSLRQGHQLSHAMGTMPSVFPALYVAMVQASETTGTVRAAIRRFMQYQKQVDEIRGKLAAAATYPAILLAVGMLVIVFLMLYVLPRFSEVYDDAGSLQGTKGFVQLWGGWVRDHGLLAWSSVLILLGSLTAAVLHPSPRQVLYRKLLQLPWLGERMLILQLARLYRTLGMLLRSGVSVLAAMRMTQASLPISMRDDLAAAVTAVSQGRAMSTVMTECNLSTEVAQRLLLAGESSGTLHEMMERIADFYDQETESWIDTAGRLIEPAMMIGIGLVIGAIVLMLYSPIFDLANIV; from the coding sequence ATGATGCAATTCCGCGCCAAGGTGCTATCGAAAACGATGGACGTGCAGATGCTGGAGCTGGAAGCGGCCGACCAGCACGAGGCACGCCGCGTGATCGAATCCGGCGGCGCTCGAATACTCGACCTGCGGCCCGCTGTCAAAGGCTGGACCCGCACGTCTCGGGCGCCCTCGTTGAATCTGGCGATCTTCAACCAGCAGCTCTATTGCCTGCTGGACGCCGGCCAGACTATCGTCGATGCGATCGAAATCCTCGGCAAGAACGACCGACGCGGCGGCCATCGCGCCATTTTTGACACCTTATTGCAAAGTTTGCGGCAGGGGCATCAACTGTCGCACGCGATGGGAACCATGCCGTCGGTATTCCCGGCACTGTATGTGGCGATGGTGCAAGCCAGTGAAACGACCGGGACGGTGCGCGCGGCGATAAGGCGCTTCATGCAATATCAAAAGCAGGTAGATGAGATCAGGGGGAAGCTGGCCGCCGCCGCAACTTATCCCGCCATCCTGCTGGCGGTGGGTATGCTCGTGATTGTGTTCCTGATGCTGTACGTTCTGCCTCGTTTCAGCGAGGTCTACGATGACGCCGGCTCGTTGCAGGGGACGAAGGGTTTTGTGCAGCTTTGGGGCGGGTGGGTTCGCGACCATGGTTTGCTGGCGTGGAGCTCGGTGCTGATTCTATTGGGATCCCTGACGGCCGCCGTCCTGCATCCGTCGCCACGCCAGGTGTTGTACCGAAAATTGTTACAGCTACCTTGGCTCGGAGAGAGAATGTTGATACTGCAGCTTGCGCGCCTGTATCGCACGTTGGGAATGCTCCTGCGAAGCGGCGTCAGCGTGCTGGCGGCAATGCGCATGACGCAGGCGTCCCTGCCTATTTCCATGCGGGACGATCTGGCCGCCGCCGTGACGGCGGTCAGCCAGGGGCGCGCTATGTCAACCGTGATGACCGAGTGTAATTTGAGCACCGAGGTGGCGCAGCGCTTGCTGTTGGCTGGCGAATCCTCTGGCACCCTTCACGAGATGATGGAGCGCATCGCCGACTTCTATGATCAGGAAACCGAAAGCTGGATTGACACCGCAGGCCGGCTGATCGAGCCGGCCATGATGATCGGCATCGGGCTGGTGATCGGCGCGATCGTGCTGATGTTGTACAGCCCCATCTTTGACCTTGCCAATATTGTTTAA
- the gspG gene encoding type II secretion system major pseudopilin GspG: MRNIKQRVAGFTLLELLVVIVIIGLLAAFVAPKYFGQIGRSRVQIARAQIESFDKALDQYRIDTGHYPTAAQGLVALSTRPANEPMWHGAYLKKGVPRDPWGTDYVYKIPGTDEREYEMTSYGADGKQGGSGENADITNFD, from the coding sequence ATGCGGAATATTAAACAGCGGGTGGCAGGATTTACGCTGCTGGAGTTGTTGGTGGTGATCGTGATTATCGGGTTGCTGGCGGCGTTTGTCGCTCCGAAGTATTTCGGGCAAATCGGCAGATCGAGGGTCCAGATCGCCAGGGCGCAAATCGAATCGTTCGACAAGGCGCTCGATCAGTACCGAATCGATACCGGGCATTACCCGACCGCCGCGCAGGGGCTGGTGGCACTTAGTACGCGGCCTGCCAACGAACCGATGTGGCACGGCGCCTACCTCAAGAAGGGTGTTCCGCGCGACCCATGGGGCACCGACTATGTCTACAAGATTCCCGGCACGGACGAGCGTGAATACGAGATGACTTCGTACGGGGCGGACGGAAAGCAGGGTGGAAGTGGCGAAAACGCGGACATCACTAACTTCGATTGA
- a CDS encoding type II secretion system protein, whose translation MRRESGYSYVVVMFLVAALSLVSVRALENTLTAERREKEAQLLLVGEAYRAAIRSYYENGDGSAKVYPPTLADLLKDGRASLIRRPLRKLYRDPITGSSEWGIITAESGGVKGVFSLANGKPIKTGFTQEQASFTNAVRYRDWRFEYAPKP comes from the coding sequence ATGCGGCGAGAGAGCGGATACAGCTATGTGGTGGTGATGTTTTTGGTGGCGGCGCTGTCGCTGGTATCGGTGCGCGCGCTCGAAAATACATTGACGGCCGAGCGGAGAGAGAAAGAAGCGCAGTTATTGCTGGTCGGCGAGGCATACCGCGCCGCGATTCGCAGCTATTACGAAAACGGCGATGGCAGCGCAAAAGTATATCCGCCAACGCTGGCCGACCTCCTGAAAGATGGTCGCGCCTCGCTCATCCGGCGCCCGCTGCGGAAGCTTTACCGTGATCCGATCACCGGCAGTAGTGAATGGGGAATCATCACGGCCGAAAGTGGCGGCGTAAAAGGTGTGTTTTCACTGGCGAATGGCAAACCGATCAAGACGGGTTTCACCCAAGAACAAGCCAGTTTTACGAATGCGGTGCGCTATCGCGACTGGCGCTTTGAATATGCACCCAAACCATAG
- a CDS encoding type II secretion system GspH family protein, whose product MRRPNGFTLIELLVALSIVAMIITLAAPRYFGNIDRTRESVLREDLHILRDALGKYYVDKNKYPEALEDLVKEKYIRSIPVDPFTQSARSWIVVAPEDPSLGAVADVHSGAPNTGRDGTWLKDW is encoded by the coding sequence ATGCGACGACCAAATGGCTTCACCTTAATCGAGTTGCTGGTCGCGTTATCCATCGTGGCCATGATCATCACGCTGGCTGCGCCGCGCTATTTTGGAAACATCGACCGCACCAGGGAGAGCGTGTTGCGCGAGGACCTGCATATCCTGCGTGACGCGTTGGGCAAGTACTACGTCGATAAAAACAAATATCCGGAGGCGCTGGAAGACTTGGTTAAGGAGAAGTACATCCGCAGCATTCCGGTCGATCCATTCACCCAGAGCGCACGTAGCTGGATCGTTGTCGCGCCCGAGGATCCATCCCTTGGAGCGGTGGCCGATGTGCACAGCGGCGCCCCGAACACTGGCCGTGACGGCACCTGGCTGAAGGATTGGTAG
- a CDS encoding type II secretion system GspH family protein, with amino-acid sequence MVELLAAATIVGLLATVAVPFIETTVKRQKEAALRTALRDIREALDNYHRAGVAKRIAVDPDKSGYPRQLGELAAGVADISAAGKPTLYFLRRIPRDPFNPDLSLTPVDSWGKRSFSSEPDNPQEGDDVFDVYSTSGQTGLNGVPYAEW; translated from the coding sequence TTGGTCGAACTGCTGGCGGCGGCGACCATTGTGGGATTGTTGGCGACGGTCGCCGTGCCCTTTATTGAAACCACGGTCAAGCGGCAGAAAGAAGCAGCGCTGAGAACCGCGCTTCGCGACATTCGCGAAGCCCTCGATAATTACCATCGTGCCGGCGTAGCGAAGCGGATAGCGGTCGATCCGGACAAGAGTGGTTATCCCCGGCAGCTTGGCGAGCTGGCGGCGGGCGTGGCGGACATTTCCGCAGCGGGCAAGCCGACGCTGTATTTTCTGCGGCGGATTCCGCGTGACCCATTCAACCCGGACTTGTCATTGACGCCCGTCGATAGCTGGGGGAAGCGCAGCTTCAGCTCGGAGCCGGATAATCCGCAGGAAGGTGACGACGTGTTCGACGTCTATTCCACCTCCGGTCAGACCGGCCTGAACGGCGTGCCGTACGCGGAGTGGTGA
- a CDS encoding cohesin domain-containing protein, which translates to MLRKIWICLVMGLCGALLAGCAAELSHRAGMRALEERDYAEAVAKLKQASEAKPGDIEYRRDLLRAREVSVNRLLATAAAAAAEGKYAEARRDYQTILDFDRTNARAQAGMDALSQASAAAKDAGDAREALKRGDIERANELAGRALIIAPNEPTARAVKKEISALQVQEMLVAPGLGAMYKKPINLEFRDASIKMVFDALARTTGINFIFDRDVRGDQRTTVFLKQTTLDDAIDVILSTSQLEKKVLNASSVLIYPNTPAKAREYQDLIVRAFYMANVEAKQAANMLKTVLKLKDVYVDDRSNMLILRESPETVAMAERLIALQDLEEPEVMLEIEVLEIDRTRLLNLGVEFPTALTVAPLGGNTSSGGATGSTLKLSELKGLNSERIGITLPTATLNLQKQDGDANLLANPRIRVRDREKAKILIGDKVPVVTTTSSGTFVTENIQYLDVGLKLEVEPDIHLHDEIGIKVALEVSSLVSSVKTNNGSEAYQIGTRNFNSSLRLKDGETQILAGLISDEDRATANRVPLLGDLPLLGRLFSSQNTNRKKTEIVLSITPRLVRNKQRNDLAAESFWSGTEATLRNKPLQLRAFDSERASTSKSASVAAMPTAQQATPAQPAPADAPKVTWVGPSVATVGQPFSLTLDVASIEPLRASSFQVGFNPAEFEVVSVEQGDYFNKEGKGTFTHVVDASGGRVSLGMGAAGNASAQGAGRLITMTFKPLAEVPNGEVNLIGFTPIGTKSALGRPNLPIGHKLTVRK; encoded by the coding sequence ATGCTAAGAAAGATATGGATATGCCTGGTCATGGGACTGTGTGGTGCGTTGTTGGCGGGCTGCGCGGCGGAGCTCAGCCATCGGGCGGGCATGCGTGCATTGGAGGAGCGTGACTACGCCGAGGCCGTTGCCAAACTGAAGCAGGCGTCCGAGGCCAAGCCGGGTGACATCGAGTATCGGCGAGATTTACTCCGGGCGCGCGAAGTTTCCGTTAACAGGTTGCTCGCGACAGCAGCCGCTGCCGCGGCGGAAGGAAAGTATGCGGAGGCCAGGCGCGACTATCAGACCATCCTTGATTTCGATCGCACGAACGCGCGTGCTCAAGCTGGGATGGATGCATTAAGCCAGGCTTCAGCGGCCGCGAAAGATGCAGGCGATGCGCGGGAAGCCCTCAAGCGTGGGGATATCGAGCGTGCCAATGAACTTGCCGGTCGTGCCCTGATCATCGCGCCAAATGAACCGACGGCACGGGCGGTAAAGAAAGAAATTTCGGCGCTGCAGGTACAGGAGATGCTGGTCGCCCCCGGCTTGGGAGCCATGTATAAAAAGCCAATCAATCTCGAGTTTCGCGATGCCAGCATCAAGATGGTGTTCGATGCGCTGGCACGTACGACTGGCATTAATTTCATTTTCGACCGCGACGTCAGAGGCGACCAGCGCACCACTGTGTTCTTAAAGCAAACCACGTTGGACGATGCCATTGACGTGATCTTGTCGACGAGCCAGCTGGAAAAGAAGGTGCTCAACGCCAGCAGTGTGCTGATTTATCCGAACACCCCGGCCAAGGCCCGGGAATACCAGGATCTCATCGTCCGAGCGTTTTATATGGCCAACGTCGAAGCCAAGCAGGCCGCGAATATGTTGAAGACGGTGCTGAAGCTGAAAGACGTTTATGTCGATGATCGATCCAATATGCTGATCCTGCGGGAAAGCCCGGAGACGGTTGCCATGGCCGAGCGCCTGATTGCGCTGCAGGATCTGGAGGAGCCGGAGGTAATGCTCGAAATAGAGGTGCTGGAGATTGATCGCACCCGCCTTCTGAATCTCGGCGTGGAGTTTCCGACCGCGCTGACGGTCGCTCCGTTAGGCGGCAACACCTCATCGGGAGGAGCGACAGGTTCCACGCTCAAGCTGAGCGAGCTGAAAGGATTGAACAGCGAACGGATCGGCATTACGCTGCCCACCGCTACCTTGAACCTGCAAAAGCAGGATGGCGACGCCAATCTGTTGGCGAATCCGCGTATTCGCGTGCGAGACCGGGAAAAGGCGAAGATTCTCATCGGCGACAAGGTGCCTGTGGTAACAACCACCAGCAGCGGCACCTTCGTTACCGAGAATATTCAGTATTTGGATGTCGGCCTGAAACTGGAGGTCGAGCCAGATATCCACCTGCACGACGAGATCGGCATCAAGGTTGCGTTGGAAGTCAGCTCGCTGGTGTCATCGGTAAAAACCAATAACGGCTCCGAGGCCTACCAAATCGGCACACGTAACTTTAATAGCTCGCTGCGCTTGAAAGACGGTGAAACCCAGATTCTTGCGGGGCTGATTAGCGACGAGGACCGCGCGACCGCGAACCGCGTGCCGTTGCTTGGCGACCTGCCTTTGCTGGGGCGTTTGTTTTCAAGTCAAAACACCAATCGCAAAAAAACAGAGATAGTCTTATCGATCACGCCGCGCCTGGTGCGAAATAAGCAGCGCAACGATCTGGCGGCCGAATCGTTTTGGTCGGGAACAGAGGCGACGTTGCGAAACAAGCCTCTTCAGTTGCGGGCGTTCGACAGTGAGCGCGCATCGACTAGCAAGTCCGCTTCCGTAGCCGCGATGCCAACGGCGCAGCAAGCAACGCCGGCGCAGCCCGCGCCCGCCGACGCGCCCAAAGTGACCTGGGTGGGGCCATCGGTCGCGACGGTCGGCCAGCCCTTCAGTCTCACGCTCGACGTTGCCAGTATCGAGCCATTGCGGGCGTCGTCGTTCCAGGTCGGATTCAATCCTGCAGAGTTTGAAGTCGTCTCCGTCGAGCAGGGCGACTACTTCAACAAGGAAGGCAAGGGGACCTTCACGCACGTGGTTGACGCCAGCGGTGGGCGCGTCTCACTTGGGATGGGAGCGGCCGGAAATGCTTCGGCCCAGGGGGCAGGGCGTCTGATCACGATGACGTTCAAGCCGCTTGCTGAAGTGCCAAATGGAGAGGTCAACTTAATCGGATTTACGCCGATAGGCACCAAGAGTGCTCTAGGCCGGCCCAATCTACCTATCGGTCACAAACTCACCGTGAGGAAATAG
- a CDS encoding LysR family transcriptional regulator: protein MKRNFDDMQLGSIDLFCQAAELSSFTAAANAAGVTPAAVSRSIARLEERLGVRLFVRTTRQIRLTEGGLRYYKQCREALSQLLEAEREVTGEQIAPAGSLRISVPMPYGHYRLLPLLPRFRELYPNVKVEVHLSNRNIDFAEESFDMAIRGRDPADSSLIARKLEDSELVLVAAPSYLKRMGKPASIEALQAHECIQFDLPSTGRKIPWPFMVDGERIEVVTTGGYTCAGDVLGIVTLARSGAGIVQTYRYIVERDLADGTLVELLPQHGGTSRPFILLYPHARHLSLRVRSFVDFLAQQLRRVASR, encoded by the coding sequence ATGAAACGCAACTTTGACGACATGCAACTCGGCAGCATCGATCTATTCTGCCAAGCAGCTGAACTAAGCAGTTTTACCGCCGCCGCGAACGCCGCGGGCGTCACCCCGGCGGCGGTGAGCAGATCGATCGCGCGGCTGGAGGAGCGGCTGGGCGTGCGCCTGTTCGTCCGCACCACGCGGCAGATCCGTCTGACGGAGGGCGGCCTGCGTTACTACAAGCAATGCCGCGAGGCGCTGTCGCAGTTGCTCGAAGCGGAGCGCGAGGTGACCGGCGAGCAGATCGCGCCGGCCGGCTCGCTGCGCATCAGCGTGCCGATGCCGTACGGCCATTACCGCTTGCTGCCGCTGCTACCGCGCTTCCGCGAGCTGTACCCGAACGTCAAGGTCGAAGTCCATCTCAGCAACCGCAACATCGATTTCGCCGAAGAGAGTTTCGACATGGCGATACGCGGCCGCGATCCCGCCGACTCATCGCTCATCGCGCGCAAGCTGGAGGACTCGGAACTGGTGCTGGTCGCGGCGCCGTCCTATCTCAAGCGCATGGGCAAGCCTGCATCGATCGAGGCGCTGCAAGCGCACGAATGCATCCAGTTCGACCTGCCGAGCACCGGACGCAAGATACCGTGGCCTTTTATGGTCGATGGCGAGCGGATCGAGGTGGTGACGACCGGCGGCTACACGTGTGCCGGGGATGTGCTCGGCATCGTAACCTTGGCACGCAGCGGCGCCGGTATCGTGCAGACCTACCGCTATATCGTCGAACGCGACCTGGCCGATGGCACGCTGGTGGAGCTTCTGCCGCAGCATGGCGGCACGTCGCGGCCCTTCATCCTGCTGTATCCGCATGCCCGCCATCTATCCTTACGGGTGCGAAGCTTTGTTGATTTTTTGGCGCAGCAGCTTCGGCGAGTTGCATCGCGCTGA
- a CDS encoding SDR family oxidoreductase, which yields MITGASSGIGFALAEAYLALGYNVVGNARTMERLQLAADKLGNPDNFLPVAGDIALPATATALFDQAIAAFGKVDVLVNNAGIFLAKPVADYTQADVDAIVSTNLNGFFYPSQAAAKHMSANRDGHIITITASIAMQPNVKVPALLPVLIKGGLNHATRGLAIELAASNVRVNAVAPGSIDTPLHSKDAGTQAFLKTLAPNGAIGTTRDVVDAVLYLTNSSFTTGTVMVVDGGSTAGTW from the coding sequence ATCATCACCGGCGCATCGAGCGGCATCGGCTTCGCGCTGGCCGAAGCATATCTGGCGCTCGGTTACAACGTCGTGGGCAACGCGCGCACCATGGAACGGCTGCAACTGGCCGCCGACAAACTGGGTAATCCGGACAATTTCCTGCCGGTCGCCGGCGACATTGCGCTGCCCGCCACCGCCACCGCCCTGTTCGACCAGGCCATCGCCGCCTTCGGCAAGGTCGATGTCCTGGTCAACAACGCCGGCATCTTCCTGGCAAAACCGGTCGCCGACTATACGCAGGCCGATGTCGACGCCATCGTCAGCACCAATCTGAATGGTTTCTTCTATCCCTCGCAGGCGGCGGCCAAACACATGAGCGCCAACCGCGACGGCCATATCATCACCATCACGGCCAGCATCGCGATGCAGCCCAACGTCAAGGTGCCGGCGTTGCTGCCGGTGTTGATCAAAGGCGGCCTGAACCACGCCACCCGTGGCCTGGCGATCGAGCTGGCCGCGTCGAACGTGCGCGTGAACGCGGTGGCGCCCGGCAGTATCGATACGCCGCTGCACAGCAAGGATGCGGGCACGCAAGCCTTCCTCAAGACGCTGGCGCCCAACGGGGCGATCGGCACCACGCGCGATGTCGTGGATGCCGTGCTCTACCTGACCAACTCGTCCTTCACCACCGGCACCGTGATGGTGGTGGACGGCGGCTCGACCGCCGGCACCTGGTAA
- a CDS encoding 4-oxalocrotonate tautomerase family protein, giving the protein MPYVNIRITKEGTTPAQKLALIEGATDLLSQVLDKDPATTFVIIDEVDTDSWGLNRENVTTRRQRETAAKAAAAD; this is encoded by the coding sequence ATGCCATACGTAAATATCCGCATCACAAAGGAAGGCACCACGCCCGCGCAGAAATTGGCGCTGATCGAGGGGGCGACCGATCTGCTGTCCCAAGTGCTGGACAAAGACCCGGCCACCACCTTCGTCATCATTGACGAAGTCGACACCGATAGCTGGGGCTTAAACCGCGAAAACGTCACGACACGCCGTCAGCGTGAAACGGCTGCAAAGGCGGCAGCGGCGGACTAA
- a CDS encoding sigma-70 family RNA polymerase sigma factor translates to METTHPDADAHRQIGTLYSEHHGWLATWLGHKLQCRNLGADLAQDTFLRLLGARLPADLREPRAYLTAVAKGLLVSHARRRKLEQAYLEALGTLPEAVQPSPEDRLAVLETLAEIDAILDKLPGKVRQVFLLAQLDGMCYADICALLDLSLSTVKRHMVLAFRRCLAAL, encoded by the coding sequence ATGGAAACCACTCACCCAGACGCTGATGCGCATCGGCAAATAGGCACGCTGTATAGCGAGCATCACGGCTGGCTGGCCACATGGCTGGGCCACAAGCTCCAATGCAGGAATCTCGGCGCCGATCTGGCCCAGGACACTTTCCTGCGGCTGCTTGGCGCCCGCCTGCCGGCGGATCTGCGCGAGCCGCGCGCCTACCTGACGGCGGTCGCCAAGGGCTTGCTCGTCAGCCACGCGCGCCGCCGCAAGCTCGAACAAGCCTATCTGGAGGCGCTGGGCACGCTGCCCGAAGCGGTCCAGCCGTCGCCGGAAGACCGGCTGGCCGTGCTGGAGACGCTGGCCGAGATCGACGCGATCCTCGACAAGCTGCCAGGCAAGGTCAGGCAGGTCTTCCTGCTGGCCCAACTCGACGGCATGTGCTACGCCGATATCTGCGCGCTGCTGGACCTGTCGTTGAGCACGGTCAAGCGCCACATGGTGCTGGCGTTTCGCCGCTGCCTGGCGGCGCTGTAG